From a region of the Daphnia pulicaria isolate SC F1-1A chromosome 1, SC_F0-13Bv2, whole genome shotgun sequence genome:
- the LOC124311207 gene encoding uncharacterized protein LOC124311207 encodes MDVTDAEYQCHKQNTSSQAKSCVNRASFVFMANFENFFLRWGITVAKNPWTYIIASVVIAATCSIGLLNFTAENRPTKLWIPQDSGFVHNSEWLQEHFPNEIRIQSWVLVDDDVLRPATFLWMLELHDNISELASTNGYKWKDVCFKVPVVTEPETKRRRKRQANSSEIESFGFDDFDFDGFDSNFEDISAPALDPNFEPAIDLPIGIFCDIVEGLEEACLENNILDIWNYKKEVISKLSRQDIINAINSVERSNLTRVQYSNLIGQPRYNESGHIVGAGSVLVQLLTRVNYSLITNDATSNDAGTGDLVDPISLEWEGAFVNLLHNFTVTLNNSNLFYMASRSFGDISSATILGDVRLLSAGICVVFIYVQLMLGKFNLVEQRAFLSLTGIASVAMAILVSYGLCSAFGVFYGPVHSILPFLLLGIGIDDMFVIVQCWSNLSKEEMKRSLPVRIGITMKHAGVSITITSVTDFAAFAVGATTVLPSLRSFCIYSAVGILATYLFQASFFVAWLTLDQRRIESHRDGMLPCFVHRNWKPSTLSRIEPLQVFFSRILAKYLFKWPAKVFILIVSAFLLGVNTWGSVLMRQEFNPLWFIPTSTYLSQYFSTIESHYPDNGQLASIYIQTKNLSSNLDQLEALIDTVRNETLIVSQVDDWFTGFKDFTAKRHAIDWSSQNMTDEQFSTYLKNYLFTQKGAKFRSNFKFEKSLECRSSIAPPISITNFDFVFRPFSGREEHIPAMRRIKEIAEEYSLEFGSHVFASARIFSSWETDEVIMEELYRNLAIAMVCVFVTTFILIANLFACLLVLLCVVLTLICVNGSMHFWGLTIDTVSCINLVLAIGLCVDYAAHVAHTFMTKTGTRNERAAATISSIGPAVFHGGFSTFLAFIFLANSDSHVFLTFFKIFVLVVAYGLFHGLLFFPVVLSLVGPAPFDVAAPPDVEDKAVTAEELEPQLSHREKKTLEHRSNTKPLLLSSSLFHNNNDTNTSSVWNLAHYTNRAVDHRDHISSAPTLLAITIFVGFTLAGLLLLWRRYRYANREVICHYTTLNQEVTLSANDILSSEANEDHEFHLDMSDDTPTSSSDDEELLRSQQVRGMATLKMISIRLKSVKNIQKITQSMKMVSAAKYTKAERELKLARPYGIGAQEFYKKAEVKDEEGDKGQLIIAVSSDRGLCGAVHSSIGRIVKADIAANPNTKVVIVGDKVRNILQRLYGNNIAMVVTEVGRKPAVFGDAAIIAQSIINSGLEFSKGKILFNAFRTVVSFRTTEMPLYSQTAVANASKLPVYDSLDSDVIQSYTEFSLASLLFYSMKENATSEQSSRMTSMDNASKNAGEMIDKLTMTFNRTRQAVITRELIEIISGAAALETKN; translated from the exons ATGGATGTAACCGATGCCGAATATCAATGTCATAAGCAAAACACGTCGAGTCAGGCCAAATCTTGCGTGAATCGGGCATCTTTTGTCTTCATGgccaattttgaaaacttctTCTTGAG atgGGGTATCACTGTAGCCAAAAACCCGTGGACTTACATCATCGCCAGTGTTGTGATAGCAGCTACATGTTCGATAGGGTTGTTGAACTTTACAGCCGAAAACAGGCCCACCAAACTTTGGATCCCGCAAGATTCGGGTTTCGTACACAATTCGGAATGGCTTCAGGAACATTTCCCTAACGAGATACGAATACAATCGTGGGTCTTGGTCGACGATGATGTACTGAGGCCTGCGACTTTTCTATGG aTGCTCGAGCTTCATGATAACATAAGCGAACTTGCTTCAACTAACGGATACAAATGGAAGGATGTTTGTTTCAA GGTCCCAGTTGTAACTGAACCAGAGACCAAGCGAAGAAGGAAACGACAAGCCAATAGCAGTGAAATCGAATCTTTTGGTTTCGATGATTTCGATTTTGACGGGtttgattcaaattttgaagatATTTCAGCTCCTGCCCTCGATCCCAATTTCGAACCGGCCATTGATCTGCCTATTg GAATATTCTGCGACATCGTGGAAGGGCTGGAAGAAGCTTGTTTAGAGAACAACATTTTAGATATCTGGAATTATAAAAAGGAAGTCATCAGTAAACTTTCCAGACAGGATATCATCAATGCCATCAACTCTGTTGAAAGGAGTAACCTTACCAGGGTCCAGTACAGCAATCTGATCGGCCAA CCGCGTTACAACGAATCGGGGCATATCGTCGGAGCTGGTTCGGTGCTCGTGCAATTACTCACGCGTGTCAACTACTCACTGATCACCAATGACGCAACGTCAAACGACGCCGGAACGGGTGACCTT GTTGATCCCATTAGTCTTGAATGGGAAGGAGCCTTTGTCAACCTGCTCCACAATTTCACCGTCACTCTCAACAATTCAAACTTGTTTTACATGGCTTCCAGAAG TTTCGGAGATATTAGTTCGGCTACCATCCTTGGTGATGTGCGACTCCTCTCCGCTGGAATTTGCGTCGTTTTCATCTACGTTCAGCTGATGCTGGGCAAATTCAATTTGGTTGAACAACGT GCATTTCTTTCCTTAACTGGAATAGCTTCGGTTGCTATGGCCATCTTGGTCAGCTACGGCCTTTGCTCTGCGTTCGGGGTCTTCTACGGGCCCGTGCATTCCATATTGCCGTTTTTGTTGCTGGGCATTGGAATCGACGACATGTTCGTCATCGTTCAATGTTGGAGCAACTTGAGCAAGGAAGAAATGAAGAGATCATTGCCAGTTCGAATCGGCATCACCATGAAACACGCCGGCGTGAGCATCACGATTACATCAGTCACTGATTTCGCAGCTTTCGCCGTTGGGGCCACAACA GTTTTGCCATCGCTGCGATCGTTTTGCATATACTCTGCCGTGGGGATCTTAGCTACTTACCTATTCCAGGCGTCCTTTTTCGTTGCCTGGCTGACATTGGACCAAAg ACGAATTGAAAGCCATCGCGATGGCATGCTTCCCTGCTTCGTCCACCGTAACTGGAAACCCAGCACTTTGTCAAGGATCGAACCTCTCCAGGTTTTCTTTTCGCGCATTTTGGCCAAATATCTCTTCAAATGGCCAGCCAAG GTTTTTATCTTGATCGTCTCCGCCTTTCTGTTGGGTGTTAATACCTGGGGCTCAGTCCTTATGCGTCAAGAGTTCAACCCGCTTTGGTTCATTCCAACTTCGACATATCTGTCTCAATACTTTTCGACCATTGAGAGCCACTATCCTGACAACGGGCAATTGGCTTCGATTTACATTCAAACGAAAAACTTGTCCAGCAACTTGGACCAGCTCGAAGCCTTAATTGACACCGTGAGGAACGAAACGCTAATCGTGAGTCAAGTAGACGACTGGTTTACTGGGTTCAAGGACTTCACGGCCAAGCGGCACGCTATTG ACTGGTCGAGTCAGAATATGACAGACGAGCAATTCTCGACGTACCTGAAGAATTATTTGTTCACCCAAAAGGGAGCGAAATTTCgcagtaattttaaatttgaaaaatctttgGAATGCCGTTCGTCTATCGCTCCACCTATTTCG ATtacgaattttgattttgtcttTCGGCCATTTTCTGGCAGAGAAGAGCACATCCCCGCCATGAGACGGATTAAAGAAATTGCGGAAGAATATTCGCTTGAATTCGGTAGTCATGTGTTTGCCTCCGCCCGGATATTTTCGTCTTGGGAAACGGatgaa GTTATCATGGAAGAACTTTATCGAAATTTGGCTATAGCCATGGTCTGTGTCTTTGTTACAACTTTTATCCTCATTGCAAACTTGTTTGCGTGTCTACTGGTTCTCCTTTGCGTTGTCTTAACCTtg atttgcgtGAACGGATCTATGCACTTTTGGGGACTTACAATTGACACTGTGTCTTGCATTAACTTGGTGTTGGCGATCGGACTTTGCGTCGATTACGCTGCCCATGTCGCTCACACTTTTATGACCAAAACTGGAACCCGAAACGAACGTGCTGCCGCCACCATTTCCTCTATCGGCCCGGCCGTTTTTCATGGTGGTTTCAGCACATTTTTGGCCTTTATTTTCCTTGCGAATTCCGATTCGCACGTTTTCCTCACGTTTTTTAAG ATATTCGTCCTCGTCGTTGCATACGGGCTATTCCACGGATTACTATTTTTCCCGGTTGTTCTTTCTTTAGTCGGCCCAGCTCCATTCGATGTGGCTGCACCACCGGATGTCGAAGACAAAGCCGTCACCGCCGAAGAACTTGAACCGCAATTGAGTCATCGAGAAAA GAAAACTCTTGAACATCGGAGTAACACTAAACCGTTGCTCCTGTCGTCTTCACTGTTCCATAACAACAATGACACCAACACTTCGTCTGTGTGGAACTTGGCCCACTACACCAACCGGGCTGTAGATCATCGTGATCACATTTCTTCGGCGCCCACTCTACTGGCCATAACGATTTTTGTAGGATTCACGCTGGCTGGACTATTGCTGCTATGGAGGAGATATCGTTACGCAAACAg AGAAGTGATTTGTCATTATACTACATTGAATCAAGAGGTCACCCTTTCAGCGAATGATATCTTATCCTCGGAGGCCAATGAAGATCACGAATTTCATCTGGACATGAGTGACGACACACCTACCAGTAGCAGTGATGACGAA GAACTTCTTCG CAGCCAGCAGGTGCGTGGCATGGCTACATTGAAGATGATCTCCATCCGTCTCAAGTCGGTTAAGAACATCCAGAAGATCACCCAGTCCATGAAGATGGTCTCAGCAGCTAAATACACCAAGGCTGAGAGGGAATTGAAATTAGCTCGCCCCTATGGAATTGGAGCACAAGAGTTTTACAAAAAGGCTGAAGTCAAAG ATGAGGAGGGTGATAAGGGACAACTGATCATCGCCGTTTCATCCGATCGTGGTCTGTGTGGTGCAGTCCACTCATCGATTGGCCGTATTGTAAAAGCCGATATTGCCGCCAATCCCAACACCAAAGTAGTCATTGTTGGTGACAAAGTCCGAAACATTTTGCAAAG GCTGTATGGAAATAACATCGCCATGGTAGTTACTGAAGTTGGTCGCAAACCAGCTGTTTTTGGTGATGCTGCCATTATTGCGCAAAGCATCATCAACTCCGGTCTAGAGTTCAGCAAAGGAAAGATCCTGTTCAACGCTTTCCGAACAGTTGTATCTTTCCGTACGACTGAAATGCCATTGTACAGTCAGACTGCCGTGGCAAACGCTTCCAAGCTACCCGTTTACGACTCCCTGGACAGCGACGTCATCCAATCCTACACCGAGTTCTCATTAGCCTCGCTTCTCTTCTACAGCATGAAGGAGAACGCCACTTCTGAACAATCCTCTCGTATGACGTCCATGGACAATGCTAGCAAAAACGCGG GTGAGATGATTGATAAACTGACGATGACATTCAACCGTACCCGTCAAGCTGTCATCACTCGAGAGTTGATTGAAATCATCTCCGGTGCCGCTGCTCTGGAAACCAAAAACTAG
- the LOC124310795 gene encoding tRNA (guanine-N(7)-)-methyltransferase non-catalytic subunit WDR4-like: MAPFVARGNLIAIGSEVSILTLDTTTGILKHASIPLLSESHAEKTKQEPKTENKQPDKISQNTHSEDYSHLKMGTCLALSPCASFLAVCTSDKNLTVWKLSSMDVLKQWKAARKVSSLTFNSDSSQLLVADKAGDCFTYSLNEPTGQGKLILGHLSMLLAVVVSSDNKFVITSERDEKIRVSCLPNAYNIHSYCLGHTEFITSLAFIQNNLLLSGSGDGTLRVWDYLDGKMLHTETLKETSDEEMEKAVRSVVVYNASETMSIAAVLLDRIKTVFLFKIIGAETKFQRQTLPFVAQPLEAAFTESGSLYVLTDSASNPIEYFGKDESFLYTLGESAVVGNLLTNLSHLKIVQECVQTCNGDLKPLFKRWFDNVQVYRERKIEQQVKPKAENSDISSSPKRLRVE, translated from the exons ATGGCTCCTTTCGTAGCACGTGGAAACTTGATTGCAATCGGCTCAGAAGTTTCTATATTGACTCTAGATACAAC GACTGGTATTTTGAAACATGCCTCTATACCACTTCTATCAGAAAGCCATGCTGAGAAAACCAAGCAAGaaccaaaaacagaaaacaaacaacctGATAAAATTTCTCA gaACACACATTCAGAAGACTACTCTCATCTAAAAATGGGTACTTGCCTTGCATTATCACCGTGTGCCTCATTCTTGGCTGTCTGTACATCAGATAAAAATCTAACAGTCTGGAAATTATCCAGTATGGATGTCTTGAAACAGTGGAAAGCAGCAAGGAAAGTTTCGTCCCTCACATTTAATTCTGACAGCAGTCAGCTTTTAGTGGCTG ACAAAGCTGGTGATTGCTTTACTTACTCACTGAATGAACCAACTGGTCAAGGAAAGCTCATTCTGGGACATCTTTCCATGCTATTAGCTGtg GTTGTCTCATCTGATAACAAATTTGTCATCACTAGTGAAAGAGATGAAAAAATCAGGGTTTCTTGCCTACCCAATGCTTACAATATACATTCATATTGTTTGGGACACACTGAATTTATCACATCTTTGgcttttattcaaaataatttattactaTCAGGCTCCGGt GATGGGACACTAAGAGTCTGGGATTACCTGGATGGTAAGATGTTGCATACTGAGACCTTGAAGGAAACTTCAgatgaagaaatggaaaaggCAGTTCGATCTGTAGTAGTGTATAATGCCTCAGAAACCATGAGTATCGCGGCTGTTCTGCTTGATAG AATCAAGACGGTGTTCTTATTCAAAATTATCGGTGCCGAGACCAAATTTCAGCGGCAAACGCTGCCGTTCGTTGCCCAACCTTTAGAAGCTGCATTTACCGAAAGTGGAAGCCTTTACGTGTTAACAGACAGTGCCTCAAACCCTATTGAATATTTTGGCAAGGATGAATCTTTCCTGTATACCCTTGGAGAATCCGCTGTAGTTGGTAACCTACTAACAAACCTCAGCCATCTCAAGATCGTTCAAG AGTGTGTCCAGACGTGTAACGGCGATTTGAAACCGTTGTTTAAGCGATGGTTCGATAACGTGCAAGTGTATCGCGAACGTAAAATAGAGCAACAAGTTAAACCAAAAGCTGAAAATTCAGACATCTCGTCCAGCCCCAAACGATTACGAGTTGAATGA